One stretch of Bacillota bacterium DNA includes these proteins:
- a CDS encoding ABC transporter permease has translation MLSDPAVLGYFTIGALVMLERGQNLYAGVFSTPLRVNEYLAAKALSLGVISTASSLLIIVVGLGRWVNPLYVILGVFLTAMLFTLAGFAPALQFKSLPVFLVMSPLYIVGFNLPILHYLGLVDSFLFYLLPTTGSLLLIDGSLTGLSVWQVVYSLTVLVVWVLGAWYLARKVLERYIIRGGGGKA, from the coding sequence GTGCTATCTGACCCGGCAGTGCTGGGCTATTTCACCATCGGGGCCCTGGTCATGCTGGAGCGGGGCCAGAACCTGTATGCAGGTGTCTTCTCCACGCCCCTGCGGGTCAATGAATACCTGGCGGCTAAGGCTTTATCTCTGGGGGTTATTTCCACAGCCAGCAGTCTGTTGATTATAGTCGTCGGTCTCGGCAGGTGGGTCAATCCCTTGTACGTAATTTTGGGGGTATTCCTGACCGCCATGCTCTTTACCCTGGCCGGTTTTGCTCCCGCCCTGCAGTTTAAGAGTCTGCCGGTGTTTCTGGTGATGTCGCCGCTCTATATCGTGGGGTTTAATTTGCCGATTTTGCATTACCTGGGCTTGGTTGACTCTTTTCTGTTCTACCTGCTCCCCACCACCGGTTCGCTGCTCTTAATTGATGGTTCACTGACCGGGCTCAGTGTTTGGCAGGTTGTATACAGCTTGACTGTTTTGGTTGTTTGGGTGTTGGGCGCCTGGTATCTGGCCAGGAAGGTGCTGGAGCGCTATATCATCCGGGGGGGAGGGGGTAAGGCATGA